AGGCCGCCACGATGCTCGACGACGTGCGGGACCAGGTGGCCGCCGAGCTCAACCTGGAGCCGCAGCACGTCGACGTGCGCCGGCCGCTGGTCGAGATCGGCTTCGACTCGATCATGACGGTCGCGCTGCGGGTGCGGCTGTCCCGCCGCTACGGCATCGAGCTGCCGCCGAACATCCTGTGGAACAAGCCGACGGTGGTCCGGCTCTCCGGTCACATCCTGGAGGTGCTGCGGCCGGAGGCCCCGGCCGAGCCGTCGGCCGAGCCCGAGCCGGCCGCCGTGCCGGCCTGACGTACCGTCCGCGAAGCCCCCGCCCGGATCCACCGGGCGGGGGCTTCCCCGTGCCCGGGGGCGACGGCCGCGAAGAAGGGGCCCCGCTCACCGGTCGGTGAGCGGGGCCCGGCGTGCTGCCGCGCGGTCAGCGCAGCGTACGGAAGAACGCCCGCACGTCGTCCACCAGCAGCTCCGGCTGCTCCAGGGCGGCGAAGTGGCCGCCCCGGTCGAACTCGGTCCACCGGGTGATCGCCTTGAGGTCCCGCTCGGCGAAGCGGCGGATCGGCAGGAAGATGTCGTGCGGGAAGACGGCCACCCCGACCGGTACGGTCACCGGCGGGCCGGACATGCCGGAGGCCAGCGCCCGCACCGCCTCCGCGCCCTCGTAGTAGAACTGGGCCGAGGAGGTGGCGGTGCCGGTCAGCCAGTACAGCGAGACGATCGTCAGCAGCTCGTCCCGGTCGACCTCGCCGTCGGTCCACTCGTCGAACTTCTCCGCGATCCAGGCCAGCAGGCCGACCGGGGAGTCGGTGAGCGCGTAGCCCAGCGTCTGCGGCCGGGTCGCCATGATCTTCATGTAGCCGGAGAGGTGCTCGTCGAAGCGGGTGAGCTGGCCCAGCCGCTGCTGCTCGGTCTCGGTGAGTTCGGCCAGGTCGGCCGGGTCGCCGGACGGGAAGGTCATCAGCATGTTCACGTGTACGCCGGCCACCTGCTCCGGGCGCATCGCCCCCAGCGCGAGCGAGATCGGCGAGCCGGCGTCGCCGCCCTGCGCGCCGTACCGCTGGTAGCCGAGGCGCCCCATCAGCTCGCTCCACGCCGCGGCGATGCGCGGCACGTCCCAGCCGGTGCTGCGCAGCGGCGTGGAGAAGCCGTACCCGGGCAGCGACGGGATCACCAGGTGGAACGCGTCGGCCGGGTCGCCGCCGTGCCGCCGCGGGTCGCGCAGCTGCTCGGCGATGCCGGCGAACTCGGTGAACGCACCCGGCCAGCCGTGGGTGAGCAGCAGCGGCAGCGCGTCCGGCTCCGGCGAGGGCAGGTGTACGAAGTGGATGGTCTGGTCGTCGATCTCGGTACGGAACTGGGGCAGCCGGTTCAGGCGCTGCTCCACCGCCCGCCAGTCGAAGCCGTCGCGCCAGTACTCGGCGAGCCGGCGCAGGTGGTCCAGCGGGACGCCGCGAGCCCGCCCGATGCCGGGCAGCTCGTCCGACCAGCGGGTGGCCGCCAGCCGGCGGCGCAGGTCGTCGATGTCCGACTGAGGGATGTCGATGGTGAACGCTTGCATCGGTCCTCCTTCTCCGGGGGTGCTACGACTTCTCCGGGGTGCTACGGGACAGGGCCGCCGGATGACCGGGCGGCCCTGGACTTCGCCGTCTGCGGCGCGACGCGGGGGTGGTTCAGATGTCCCTGCTGCGTTGCAGCTCGACCGCCTGATAGAGCGCCTTGATGTTGCTGCTGCCGAAGGTGCGGGCACCGACGCGCTCGATGATCTCGTTGAAGTAGGTGCCGCGCGGGTGCACCGAGCGCGCGAAGATCTGATAGAGCTGGCCGTGGTGGTCCTCGTCGACCAGCACGTTGAGCTTGCGCAGGTCGGCGATCGAGTGCTTGACCAGCACCAGGCGCTCCTCGACCAGCTGGAAGTAGGTGTCCGGGGTGGTCAGGAACTCCTGGTTGCGGGCCTCCAGCGTCGAGACGGCGTCCACGATGTCGTCGGTGCTGAACGCCATGTGCTGCACGCCGGCGCCGCCGTGCCGCTCCAGGAACTGGTTGATCTGGCCCGGGTCGTGGCGCGGGTCGGGCTCCAGCATCGTCAGGGTGACCTTGCCGGACCGGCTCTGCACCACCTTGGAGTTCATCGCCTGGGTGCCCACCACGATGTGCTCCGTGAAGATCATGTCGAAGCCGAACACCCGCTCGTAGAACTCCACCGTCGAGTCCAGCTCGCCGGCCGGCAGGCAGACCGCGAAGTGGTCGATCTCGTGCAGCCGTGGGGCGTCCCGGTCCCGGGTCGGCGCGACCGGGAGCAGGCCGGGCAGCACCTCGTCGTCGCCGCCGGGCACCCGCTCGACCAGGGTGTGCGCCACGTCGCCGAAGCCGAGCACCGTCGCGGTGGTGACGCCGTCGCGCTGTTGCAGCGGCCGGAGCAGCTCGGCGCCGCGCGACAGCGCCGCGTCCAGGGCGGCGGCGGCGTCGTTGACCCGCAGCGCGATGTCGGCGACACCGTCGCCGTGCCGCTGCACGTACCGGCTGCCGATCCCGTCCGCCGGCGTCGGCTGCGTGACCAGCAGCCGGATGCGCTCGCGGCCGATGCCCAGGGCGGGCGAGGGCGCTCCCGGTGCCGAGCGGGCGAACGTCGGGAGCCCGTAGCCCCCTTCGAGCCAGTCGACGGCGGCCCGCAGGTCGCCGGTGCAGTACTGCACATGGTCGACGGAGAGGTCGTCGAACGGGTGCGCGGAGAGATTGCTCATGATGACTCCCGGTGGGGCAACGGAGGGGTCGCGGCGCGGTCGTCCGGGCGGATCGGGAACGCGGGTGGCGAGTTGCCGGGCCGGGCCGGCCGTCGAGGGCCGGGAGGGCACCGGTGAACACGATCAGCGTCGCACCGGGGCCGTGGGGCGGGCATCTCTGAGCGTGCCGTGCGCTCCCGCCCCCGGCCGGGAGCTAGGCGGGGACCGCGGTGACCGGCCCGGCGAGCGCGCCGTAGCCGGTCGCACCGGTCCAGCTGCCGACGGTCAGGTGGGCGTTGAACGGCTCCCCGTCGTCCCGGCGCATCGCCGGGCGGGCGTGCGCGAGGTGCGCCAGCACGTCGTCGTACTGCACTGTGCTGCCGGCCCGGGCCGTCCGCACCAGCATGTCCTCGTCCTCGCCGCCCCAGCCCAGGTAACGCTCGTCCAGCCCACCGACCTCGTCGAAGACGGAGCGTCGCAGCCACAGGCACGCCCCCGGGACGTCGCGCAGCAGCAGGCCCCGGGCCAGCCCGAGCGGGGCCTCCGGGCGGCCCACCCGGCAGCGTTGCGCGATCACCGCGTCGCTGGCGGGTACGTCCAAAGAGAGCATCTCGGTGTGCGGCAGGTGCGCGGCGTGCGACCGGTCCGCGAAGCGCGCCAGGTTACGGCGCAGGAAGTCCCGGTCGGCGAGGATGTCGGCGTCCAGCAGGCAGAGGACGGGCGCGTTCCCGGGCGTGTGCCGGACGCCCACGTTCACCGTCCACGACTTGTTGAACGGCCCCTGGGCGGACGCGTGGACGTAGTGGTCGACCAGCGGGCGGAGCACCTGCTCCCAGCGCGGCTCGGTGTCGAACTCGGCGACGGTCACCCGGTAGCGGGAGGCCGGCAGGGTCTGGTCGCGCAACGCCAGCAGGCAGGCCAGCACGTTGCGCAGCCGCCCGGTGCCGCCCCGGTCCATCAGCGGTACGACGACCAGCAGCTCCGGCTCCCCGCCGACGCTCCGGGGCGGGACCTGACGGGTCTGCTCGCGCAGACCGGCCACCGTCACCGGGGCGGGTGCGGGGACGTACTGCGGGCCGCGCAGGTAGTCGATGTAGACGTTCCCGTCGGCCTCCCGGACGGCGTCCGCCGCGGCCCGGGCGGCCTCCGGCCGGGTCGCGGTCAGCCGGGTCAGCATCCGCTGGACCCGCAGCTCGGCGCGGATGTCGTCGGGTCGGTCGAAGAGTTCGCGCACGGCGGCGCGGGCGGCCGGCTCGCCCTCGGTCAGGTCGGTCAGCGTGTCCAGCACCCGCCGGTAGTACGGCTCGCTGTGCAGCCAGTAGTCCAGCGCGACGATCCGGACGGCGGGATCGTGGGCGAGCACCGCGTAGCTGGTGAGCCGGTCCGCCAGCACGGAACCCTCCGGCCGGTAGACCGACTGGGCGGCGCGGTCGACCCGGGTCGGGCGCACGTTCATCGGGTTCTCGGTGCGCAGCACGCACATGGGCGTGCAGGCACAGGGACGAGGTTGCACGGGTCCTCCGGGAGGTTCGGGCGGTTACGGTTGCGTGGTGACCGGGGCGCTGAGCGTCAGCACCACGCTGGCCAGCACGAGCCAGTCGGCGCCGAGCAGGTCGTGACCGGTCTGCGGCAGCCTGAGCAGGGTGGCACCCGGTATCTCCGCACTCAGCGCGTGGCCGTGCGCGGGCGGGAAGAGCGGGTCCGCGTCGCCGTGCACCACGAGGGTCGGGGCGGTGATCCGGGGCAGCAGCGGGCGCCAGGGCGGCCCGTGCTGGATCAGCCCGTGATTGGTCATCGCGGTCCGCAGGTCCCCGCCGTGCGTCACCGCGGCCGTCGCCGTCCGCCGCGCCGACGACTCGTCGAAGGGGCGGGCGTGGCCGGCCCGGATCCGGGCCAGGTCGACGAGGTGCTGCACGACGGACTCCGGCCGGTCCCAGTCGGGCGGGTCGACGTCGTCCAGGTCGCAGAGCGTCCGCAGGGACGGCTGCGGCAGGTCGGCGGTGGCGTGGCCGAGGGCCGCCGGGCTGCTCGACACGAGGGTCAGCGACAGCACCCGGTCCGGGTGGGCGAGCGCGACCGCCTGGGCGAGCTGGCCGCCGAGCGAGATGCCGACCAGGTGCGCGGCCGGCAGGTCCAGGGCGTCGAGCAGGCCGACCACGTCGGCGGCGAGCGTGGGGGCGTCGTAGCCGGGCGCGCCGGGCGGGTAGGAGACCGACCGGCCGAGATCGCGGTGGTCGTAGCGGACGACGAAGCGGCCGGCCGTGGCCAGCCGGGTGCAGAAGTCGTCGGGCCAGGAGACCATCGGCGCGGCGGCGCCGGCGATCAGCAGCACCGGGGGATCGGCCGGGTCGCCGAAGCGTTCGGTCGCCAGCAGCACGCCGTTGGCGCTGATCAACTCAACCGGCATACTGCGACACCCCCGTGACGGGCGCCGTCACCACGGCGCGGACCAGCTCGTCGTACGCGTCCTGTTCCAGTTGCGGGGCGTGCGCCTCCCAGGCGTACGCCCGGGCCTGCACGCCCAGTCGGGTCCGCAGCCGCGGCTCGGTGAGCAACCGCCCGGCCTGCTCGCGGAACCCGGCCGGATCGGTGAAGAGCAGGCCGGTGTCGTCGTGCCGGACCAGGCAGGTGTTGCCGGGCACGTCCCGCGCGATCACCGGGGTGCCCAGCCACATCGCCTCCAGCACGGCGTTCGGCATGCACTCGCTCTGCGAGGTGTTCAGCACCGCCGTCGCCTCCAGCATCGCCGCGTGCAGCCGGGGGCGGGACAGCAGTCCGGCGTACCGGACCCCCGGGCCCCGGGCACAGCGACGGCGCACGATGCCGGTGAACATCTCGTCGTACTCCATCCCGGTGACGACCAGGTGCACCCGGGGGTCCTCGCGGTGCCAGCGCTGCACCTCGTCGATCAGCAGCAGCGGATCCTTGACCGGGCGCAGCCCGGCCGGCAGCAGCAGCAGGACGCCGTCGTCG
This genomic interval from Micromonospora sp. CCTCC AA 2012012 contains the following:
- a CDS encoding epoxide hydrolase family protein, which codes for MQAFTIDIPQSDIDDLRRRLAATRWSDELPGIGRARGVPLDHLRRLAEYWRDGFDWRAVEQRLNRLPQFRTEIDDQTIHFVHLPSPEPDALPLLLTHGWPGAFTEFAGIAEQLRDPRRHGGDPADAFHLVIPSLPGYGFSTPLRSTGWDVPRIAAAWSELMGRLGYQRYGAQGGDAGSPISLALGAMRPEQVAGVHVNMLMTFPSGDPADLAELTETEQQRLGQLTRFDEHLSGYMKIMATRPQTLGYALTDSPVGLLAWIAEKFDEWTDGEVDRDELLTIVSLYWLTGTATSSAQFYYEGAEAVRALASGMSGPPVTVPVGVAVFPHDIFLPIRRFAERDLKAITRWTEFDRGGHFAALEQPELLVDDVRAFFRTLR
- the hppD gene encoding 4-hydroxyphenylpyruvate dioxygenase, translated to MSNLSAHPFDDLSVDHVQYCTGDLRAAVDWLEGGYGLPTFARSAPGAPSPALGIGRERIRLLVTQPTPADGIGSRYVQRHGDGVADIALRVNDAAAALDAALSRGAELLRPLQQRDGVTTATVLGFGDVAHTLVERVPGGDDEVLPGLLPVAPTRDRDAPRLHEIDHFAVCLPAGELDSTVEFYERVFGFDMIFTEHIVVGTQAMNSKVVQSRSGKVTLTMLEPDPRHDPGQINQFLERHGGAGVQHMAFSTDDIVDAVSTLEARNQEFLTTPDTYFQLVEERLVLVKHSIADLRKLNVLVDEDHHGQLYQIFARSVHPRGTYFNEIIERVGARTFGSSNIKALYQAVELQRSRDI
- a CDS encoding glycosyltransferase family 2 protein, yielding MLRTENPMNVRPTRVDRAAQSVYRPEGSVLADRLTSYAVLAHDPAVRIVALDYWLHSEPYYRRVLDTLTDLTEGEPAARAAVRELFDRPDDIRAELRVQRMLTRLTATRPEAARAAADAVREADGNVYIDYLRGPQYVPAPAPVTVAGLREQTRQVPPRSVGGEPELLVVVPLMDRGGTGRLRNVLACLLALRDQTLPASRYRVTVAEFDTEPRWEQVLRPLVDHYVHASAQGPFNKSWTVNVGVRHTPGNAPVLCLLDADILADRDFLRRNLARFADRSHAAHLPHTEMLSLDVPASDAVIAQRCRVGRPEAPLGLARGLLLRDVPGACLWLRRSVFDEVGGLDERYLGWGGEDEDMLVRTARAGSTVQYDDVLAHLAHARPAMRRDDGEPFNAHLTVGSWTGATGYGALAGPVTAVPA
- a CDS encoding alpha/beta fold hydrolase, with the protein product MPVELISANGVLLATERFGDPADPPVLLIAGAAAPMVSWPDDFCTRLATAGRFVVRYDHRDLGRSVSYPPGAPGYDAPTLAADVVGLLDALDLPAAHLVGISLGGQLAQAVALAHPDRVLSLTLVSSSPAALGHATADLPQPSLRTLCDLDDVDPPDWDRPESVVQHLVDLARIRAGHARPFDESSARRTATAAVTHGGDLRTAMTNHGLIQHGPPWRPLLPRITAPTLVVHGDADPLFPPAHGHALSAEIPGATLLRLPQTGHDLLGADWLVLASVVLTLSAPVTTQP
- a CDS encoding glycosyltransferase; the protein is MRIVAVVHSPPGSGGHTTMSRVAGQLRAAGHAVTVVPAPHDAAELATTADRYGAELLVGSHAYLSGRLFQDVRVPSVIMFGGTDLNEFAYDPEALAVMTRAVRRAAGLVAFTPDFLDQGRRLWPEAADRMRLIPQSVTGEPDLSYSLRAELGIGDDGVLLLLPAGLRPVKDPLLLIDEVQRWHREDPRVHLVVTGMEYDEMFTGIVRRRCARGPGVRYAGLLSRPRLHAAMLEATAVLNTSQSECMPNAVLEAMWLGTPVIARDVPGNTCLVRHDDTGLLFTDPAGFREQAGRLLTEPRLRTRLGVQARAYAWEAHAPQLEQDAYDELVRAVVTAPVTGVSQYAG